One window of Vibrio atlanticus genomic DNA carries:
- a CDS encoding YajD family HNH nuclease produces MSSDYTGSSAAYARQEKGYREKALKLYPWVCGKCAREFVYSNLRELTVHHVDHDHTNNPEDGSNWELLCLYCHDHEHSKYTDHDRYGVDAKARLDDHQSATHNPFADLAKLMKK; encoded by the coding sequence ATGTCTTCTGATTACACTGGCTCGAGTGCAGCGTACGCTCGCCAAGAGAAAGGCTACCGTGAAAAAGCACTAAAACTGTACCCATGGGTTTGTGGTAAGTGCGCGCGTGAATTTGTTTACTCGAACTTAAGAGAGCTGACCGTCCACCACGTGGATCACGACCATACAAACAACCCTGAAGACGGAAGTAACTGGGAACTATTGTGCCTTTACTGTCACGATCATGAACACTCAAAATACACGGATCATGACCGTTATGGCGTTGATGCCAAGGCTCGTTTAGACGACCACCAATCAGCGACGCACAACCCTTTCGCCGATCTAGCGAAGTTGATGAAGAAATAA
- the yghU gene encoding glutathione-dependent disulfide-bond oxidoreductase has protein sequence MSEQYTPPKVWVNDTDGGNKWANINSPESGARFDKELPVGDHAFQLYSLGTPNGQKVTILLEELFAAGVKEAEYDAYLINIGEAEQFSSGFVGVNPNSKIPALVDKSGAEDVNVFESASILMHLAEKFGHFLPKEGAARTQTINWLFWAQGSAPFLGGGFGHFYAYADEKQEYPINRFAMEAKRQLDVLDKQLANSDFVAGEELSIADIAIWPWYGNLVLGKIYDAAEFLQVESYTNVVRWAKQLEAREGFQRGRVVNRSFGEEWEQVPERHSAEDIDGVLKLKP, from the coding sequence ATGTCAGAACAATACACACCGCCAAAAGTTTGGGTTAACGATACTGATGGTGGTAACAAGTGGGCAAATATCAATAGTCCTGAATCTGGCGCTCGCTTTGATAAAGAGCTTCCTGTTGGTGACCATGCTTTTCAATTGTATTCTCTTGGTACACCTAACGGTCAAAAAGTCACTATCTTGCTGGAAGAGTTGTTTGCGGCAGGTGTTAAAGAAGCTGAATATGATGCGTATTTGATTAACATTGGTGAAGCTGAACAGTTCTCTTCTGGTTTTGTTGGAGTGAATCCAAACTCCAAAATACCGGCACTCGTTGATAAGTCTGGTGCTGAAGATGTGAATGTTTTCGAATCGGCATCTATCCTGATGCACTTAGCTGAAAAGTTTGGTCACTTCTTGCCAAAAGAAGGGGCAGCGAGAACACAAACCATTAACTGGTTGTTCTGGGCTCAAGGTTCAGCACCATTCCTAGGTGGTGGTTTTGGTCACTTTTACGCTTACGCTGATGAAAAGCAAGAGTACCCAATTAACCGTTTTGCGATGGAAGCTAAGCGTCAGTTAGACGTGTTAGATAAACAACTCGCCAATAGCGATTTTGTGGCGGGAGAAGAGCTAAGCATCGCTGATATCGCAATTTGGCCTTGGTATGGCAACCTTGTACTAGGAAAAATCTACGATGCCGCTGAGTTCCTACAAGTGGAGTCTTACACCAACGTAGTGCGCTGGGCGAAGCAACTAGAAGCGCGCGAAGGTTTCCAACGAGGTCGAGTAGTGAACCGTTCATTTGGCGAAGAGTGGGAGCAAGTCCCCGAGCGCCATTCTGCAGAAGACATTGACGGAGTTTTAAAGCTTAAGCCTTAG
- a CDS encoding L-lactate MFS transporter yields the protein MSKIDKASRILLAGFCINLCLGILYAWSVFNKALVTEAGWSAAEASSPYAIATITFSVCLLVAGILQDRMGPRKILILGTALTGLGMIASGFATTPMMLNLTFGVMTGAGIGFGYACLSPSAMKWFHSSKKGMVNGLIAAGFGLAAIYLAPLTSALIDSMGIQTSFMILGVGVLAIAVPLAATINNPPADYTPAEPKVKEGQAPKAVKKTEDLTWKVMLKTPQFYSLWIMYAFAASVGLMIIGNITTIASVQANLPNAVYLASILAVFNSGGRVAAGMLADKIGGVRTLLLAFILQGANMALFATFNSEFTLIIGTAIAAVGYGTLLAVFPTLTAEFYGLKNYGTNYGVLYTAWGIGGAIGAAVVGYSMTNGEGYGLAYTISAAMMAVCIVLAIVTKPISEAKATELKQASA from the coding sequence ATGAGCAAGATTGATAAAGCATCACGTATCCTGCTAGCAGGCTTCTGTATCAACCTTTGTCTTGGCATCCTGTATGCTTGGAGTGTATTTAACAAGGCGCTAGTGACTGAAGCTGGTTGGAGTGCTGCTGAAGCATCTTCACCTTACGCTATTGCAACTATCACATTCTCTGTTTGTCTTCTTGTTGCAGGCATCCTACAAGACCGTATGGGTCCACGTAAGATCCTTATTCTTGGTACAGCGCTTACTGGCCTAGGTATGATTGCTTCTGGTTTCGCTACGACTCCTATGATGCTAAACCTAACGTTTGGCGTGATGACAGGTGCTGGTATCGGCTTCGGTTACGCATGTCTTTCTCCATCAGCAATGAAATGGTTCCATTCTTCTAAAAAAGGTATGGTTAACGGTCTAATCGCTGCAGGCTTCGGTCTTGCTGCTATTTACCTAGCACCACTAACTTCTGCGCTAATCGATAGCATGGGTATCCAAACAAGCTTTATGATTCTTGGTGTTGGTGTACTTGCAATCGCAGTACCTCTAGCGGCAACGATCAACAACCCACCAGCGGATTACACGCCAGCAGAGCCTAAAGTAAAAGAAGGCCAAGCACCTAAAGCGGTTAAGAAGACTGAAGACCTAACATGGAAAGTAATGCTGAAGACTCCTCAGTTCTACTCTCTATGGATCATGTACGCATTTGCTGCTTCTGTTGGTCTTATGATCATCGGTAACATCACTACGATTGCTAGCGTTCAAGCGAACCTACCAAACGCGGTTTACCTAGCGTCTATCCTAGCTGTATTCAACTCAGGCGGTCGTGTTGCTGCAGGTATGCTTGCAGATAAAATCGGTGGCGTACGTACTCTACTTCTAGCGTTCATCCTTCAAGGCGCGAACATGGCTCTATTCGCTACGTTCAACTCTGAATTCACACTAATCATTGGTACGGCTATCGCAGCTGTTGGTTACGGTACACTTCTAGCTGTATTCCCAACACTAACTGCAGAATTCTACGGCCTGAAAAACTACGGTACTAACTACGGCGTGCTTTACACGGCATGGGGTATTGGTGGCGCTATCGGTGCTGCGGTTGTTGGTTACTCAATGACGAATGGCGAAGGTTACGGCCTAGCTTACACAATCTCTGCTGCTATGATGGCCGTGTGTATTGTTCTAGCTATCGTGACTAAGCCAATCTCAGAAGCGAAAGCAACTGAACTTAAGCAAGCAAGCGCTTAA
- a CDS encoding DOPA 4,5-dioxygenase family protein, producing MYHGHIYFPLRFAEQAETLRQKILSERKDVLETFPLIQRLVGPHKMPMFEIHFANKESGIVEWLEQERGDMSVLIHPVTGGEETLDHTVRATWLGRELGVFEETLTS from the coding sequence ATGTACCACGGTCATATCTATTTCCCTCTGCGCTTTGCAGAGCAGGCAGAAACACTGCGTCAGAAAATTCTATCAGAACGTAAAGATGTGTTAGAGACTTTCCCATTAATACAGCGTTTGGTTGGCCCACATAAGATGCCAATGTTTGAGATTCACTTTGCTAACAAAGAGTCAGGCATTGTTGAGTGGTTGGAGCAAGAACGCGGCGATATGTCAGTGTTGATTCACCCAGTAACGGGCGGTGAAGAAACTTTGGATCACACAGTACGCGCGACATGGCTTGGTCGTGAGCTAGGTGTGTTTGAAGAAACGCTGACCAGCTAA
- a CDS encoding VRR-NUC domain-containing protein has translation MYQATNPLTIETTSQLSPTYYLDNFNRLIEHAQTLYPDLLSDDECHWLSEYKRLSVSSQCLMIRLLSRKGCWFRSDKLNYAEIPDLKSALQELNTSNFIALSHPTEQHNLVISDLELGLHLLTKPELFSAFPFLMNNQTAKKDELLALLEHQPFDQFQNLSFDCIYVVESEVIDVLLLLFFANTYQDLSQFVLSDLGLNTFENYPLSKQRRFFTSREQLNQLLQIRDIQRLYSEGDRKDGKFLEQLLNSIPEESEHRSIARKRSRLINDIARDLERLNQNDQAVFWFKQSVLPPSRERLARIYDKQDELNLMCDIVTKMKANPSDVSELEVAAKLEQRLLRKQMLSTKKGHKVSRTIKPNCKEIKLELDLSQTRVELAVKQHLENQGWEVYFSENSFLCGLFGLAFWEVIFADVESAFINRYQHRPLDMYHSDFIDNRAEQIQAVFQTISEQGLNQLLDIYDQKYGIANPFVHWNHFPKALIEHSIEAIPNALIVELFKVILSDLKLFRNGMPDLIAFKDDEFHWIEVKGPGDKLQDNQWRWIKEFERLSVPFSVCYVNH, from the coding sequence TTGTATCAAGCGACTAATCCATTGACGATAGAAACCACTTCTCAGCTCTCCCCTACTTATTATCTCGACAACTTCAATCGACTGATTGAACACGCTCAAACACTCTATCCTGATCTGCTGAGTGACGATGAATGCCATTGGTTGTCTGAATACAAACGTCTTTCCGTTTCAAGCCAGTGTCTAATGATTCGTTTGCTTTCTCGCAAGGGCTGCTGGTTTCGAAGTGATAAGCTCAACTATGCTGAAATTCCAGACCTGAAAAGCGCACTACAAGAGCTAAACACATCGAACTTCATTGCGTTAAGTCACCCTACCGAACAACATAACCTTGTCATTAGTGATCTCGAATTAGGATTGCATCTACTGACTAAACCAGAGCTGTTCAGCGCATTCCCATTTCTTATGAACAATCAGACAGCGAAGAAAGACGAACTCTTGGCTTTGCTCGAACACCAACCTTTTGACCAGTTCCAAAACTTGTCATTCGATTGTATTTACGTTGTCGAATCTGAAGTTATTGATGTCTTGCTACTACTGTTCTTTGCCAATACTTATCAAGACCTAAGCCAATTCGTTCTTAGCGATCTTGGACTCAACACCTTCGAAAATTACCCGTTAAGCAAACAGCGTCGTTTCTTCACCTCTAGAGAACAGCTCAATCAACTGCTCCAGATACGTGATATTCAACGCTTGTATTCAGAAGGGGACCGCAAAGACGGTAAGTTTCTTGAGCAGCTTTTAAACTCGATTCCTGAAGAATCAGAGCACAGAAGCATTGCCAGAAAACGATCGCGTTTGATCAATGATATCGCTCGCGATCTAGAAAGGCTCAACCAAAACGATCAAGCTGTCTTTTGGTTCAAACAATCCGTACTTCCCCCAAGCAGAGAACGACTTGCACGCATCTATGACAAGCAAGATGAGCTAAACTTAATGTGTGACATTGTCACGAAAATGAAAGCGAATCCATCAGATGTATCAGAGCTGGAAGTCGCGGCTAAGCTTGAGCAAAGGTTATTACGCAAGCAAATGTTATCTACAAAGAAGGGCCACAAAGTTTCTCGAACCATAAAACCGAACTGCAAAGAAATAAAACTGGAATTAGACCTCAGCCAAACGCGAGTTGAACTTGCGGTGAAGCAACACTTGGAAAACCAAGGTTGGGAAGTCTACTTTTCAGAGAACAGTTTTTTATGTGGATTGTTTGGCTTAGCCTTTTGGGAAGTGATTTTCGCAGACGTTGAGAGTGCATTTATTAATCGTTACCAACATCGCCCTCTGGATATGTACCATTCAGACTTCATAGACAACCGAGCTGAACAGATCCAGGCTGTGTTTCAAACCATATCCGAGCAAGGACTAAACCAATTGCTTGATATCTACGACCAGAAATATGGTATCGCAAATCCATTCGTTCATTGGAACCATTTCCCTAAAGCACTCATTGAGCACAGCATAGAGGCTATTCCGAACGCCTTAATCGTCGAGCTATTCAAAGTGATATTGAGTGATCTAAAGCTATTTAGAAATGGGATGCCGGATTTGATTGCCTTCAAGGACGATGAATTTCATTGGATTGAGGTCAAAGGACCCGGCGATAAATTGCAAGATAACCAGTGGCGATGGATCAAAGAGTTCGAGCGATTATCTGTTCCATTCTCGGTTTGCTACGTCAATCATTAG
- a CDS encoding fatty acid cis/trans isomerase — protein MNLKKLFILAFVSVFSGCAVYAGLNFDQLFGEQQVRDRQTPILSSQAQHFIDEVKPIIDSRCVVCHACYDAPCQLKMSSVEGIDRGASKALVYQGTRLTASAPTRLFEDAITTQEWRDADFHPVLNERMQNSTANLDAGLVSRMLMQKENHPLPDQTQLEGFDFSTDRDQQCPTIEEYAQYERDYPTWGMPYGMPNLDKTEYATLMSWLENGALMNDHIPLNDAEQELVDIYEGFLNKSDNKSQLSARYIYEHLFLSHLYFSDLAQPTRFFTLVRSATPPGEAVQRITSRRPYDDPKVDRVYYRLIPEQGTIVHKTHMPFALNEERLNNWNTWFVDARYAVKQLPSYAIDVAANPMTSFEALPVNSRFHFMLDNAQNTIMAFIKGPVCRGQLALNVINDRFWVLFIDPDKADLPEINQFYANQKQNLKLPSELESNTVPVTSWVSYAKQQARYLNAKSDFTNQWFDSGVNLDTDIIWDGNGTNPNAALTIFRHFDSASVVQGLVGPQPKTAWILDYALLERIHYLLVAGFDVYGNFGHQLITRMFMDFLRLEGESNFLTLLPKDVRHIEHSSWYENQSSQLSDYLQRNIAPFDQPTNVIYKTTNPKRELLNMIKDKLAPILDNRFDIVETGFSRKNEALLKQVNLIKGVGLRHVPQLVTIMIESENGDEQLFTMIHNNAHSNISSLFNEEGNRDYANDDLTLVRGVIGSYPAAYLSLTERDIPTLVKALQSLDTEKDYVALLDKFAVRRSSPEFWPFSDRVHRWYQQDQPIEFGLLDYNRFENR, from the coding sequence ATGAATTTGAAAAAACTCTTCATTTTAGCTTTTGTTAGCGTCTTCTCAGGTTGTGCCGTCTACGCGGGGTTGAACTTCGATCAGCTCTTTGGTGAACAACAAGTCCGTGATCGCCAAACGCCTATTCTTTCATCTCAAGCACAGCATTTCATTGACGAAGTAAAGCCTATCATTGATAGCCGCTGTGTTGTTTGCCACGCTTGTTATGATGCACCTTGCCAGCTAAAAATGTCTTCAGTTGAAGGTATCGACCGAGGGGCGAGTAAGGCACTCGTTTATCAAGGCACCCGTTTAACCGCCTCAGCCCCTACCCGCCTGTTTGAAGACGCGATAACCACACAAGAGTGGCGTGATGCGGATTTTCATCCAGTGCTAAACGAACGTATGCAGAATTCAACGGCTAACCTTGATGCTGGGCTTGTTTCTCGTATGTTGATGCAAAAAGAAAACCACCCTCTTCCAGATCAAACGCAACTTGAAGGCTTCGACTTTTCAACCGATCGCGACCAACAGTGTCCGACCATTGAAGAGTACGCTCAATACGAAAGAGATTACCCGACGTGGGGAATGCCTTATGGAATGCCGAACTTAGATAAAACGGAATACGCGACTTTAATGAGTTGGTTGGAAAACGGCGCGTTAATGAATGACCATATTCCACTGAATGATGCGGAACAAGAGCTCGTTGATATCTACGAGGGCTTTCTCAACAAGAGTGACAATAAAAGCCAACTTTCAGCACGTTATATCTATGAACATCTGTTTCTATCACACCTCTATTTCTCTGATTTAGCTCAGCCAACACGCTTCTTCACCTTGGTTCGTTCTGCGACGCCTCCTGGTGAAGCGGTTCAACGCATCACCAGTCGTCGACCTTACGACGATCCAAAAGTGGATCGGGTTTATTATCGCCTGATTCCAGAGCAAGGCACCATCGTCCACAAAACACACATGCCTTTCGCATTAAATGAAGAACGCCTGAACAATTGGAACACATGGTTTGTGGATGCTCGTTACGCTGTCAAACAACTTCCTAGCTACGCGATTGACGTCGCGGCGAATCCAATGACTTCGTTTGAAGCACTTCCGGTGAACTCGCGCTTCCATTTCATGCTGGACAATGCACAAAACACCATCATGGCCTTTATCAAGGGGCCGGTGTGTCGCGGGCAGCTCGCACTCAACGTGATCAATGATAGGTTCTGGGTACTATTCATCGATCCTGATAAAGCAGATCTGCCTGAAATTAATCAGTTTTATGCCAACCAGAAGCAAAACCTAAAGCTGCCTAGTGAACTAGAAAGCAACACTGTCCCTGTCACAAGCTGGGTGAGCTACGCGAAGCAACAAGCTCGATACCTTAATGCAAAATCAGACTTCACCAATCAATGGTTTGATAGCGGCGTAAATCTAGACACAGATATCATTTGGGATGGCAATGGCACGAACCCTAATGCCGCGCTTACTATCTTTAGACACTTTGATAGCGCTTCAGTTGTTCAAGGTTTAGTTGGCCCACAACCCAAGACAGCGTGGATTCTTGATTACGCCCTTCTAGAACGTATCCATTACCTTCTCGTTGCTGGTTTTGATGTCTACGGTAACTTCGGCCACCAACTGATTACCCGTATGTTTATGGATTTCTTGCGTCTTGAGGGTGAGAGTAACTTCTTGACCCTTCTTCCAAAAGACGTACGACACATTGAACACTCAAGTTGGTATGAAAACCAAAGCTCACAGTTGAGCGACTACTTGCAGCGTAATATTGCACCTTTTGACCAGCCAACCAACGTGATATACAAAACGACAAACCCTAAGCGTGAACTGCTTAATATGATCAAAGATAAGCTCGCGCCGATCCTCGATAATCGCTTTGATATTGTCGAAACAGGTTTTAGTCGGAAAAACGAAGCTCTGCTCAAACAAGTGAATTTGATTAAGGGAGTTGGTCTGCGTCATGTGCCTCAATTAGTGACGATCATGATTGAAAGCGAGAACGGCGATGAGCAGCTGTTCACTATGATTCACAATAACGCTCACAGCAACATTTCAAGCCTGTTCAATGAAGAGGGTAATCGAGATTACGCCAATGACGACTTAACACTGGTACGTGGGGTTATAGGTAGCTACCCTGCCGCTTATCTGTCATTAACTGAGCGCGATATACCGACTCTGGTTAAAGCACTGCAAAGCTTGGACACAGAAAAAGATTACGTCGCGTTACTGGATAAGTTTGCAGTACGACGCAGTTCGCCTGAGTTCTGGCCATTCAGCGACCGAGTTCACCGTTGGTATCAACAAGATCAACCGATTGAGTTTGGTTTATTGGATTACAACCGCTTTGAGAATAGATAG